In Geobacillus kaustophilus, a genomic segment contains:
- a CDS encoding CsbA family protein produces the protein MWFLAALIIPCLLVLLFARVTYNRYIAVLLTTALLVASYFKGYTDELHEIVADIASTIAGFLWAGRMLDHLKQK, from the coding sequence ATGTGGTTTTTGGCGGCACTCATCATTCCGTGTCTATTGGTGCTGTTGTTTGCGCGGGTGACGTACAATCGGTACATCGCGGTGCTGTTGACGACGGCGCTGCTTGTCGCTTCCTATTTTAAAGGCTATACGGATGAGCTGCATGAAATCGTCGCTGACATCGCATCGACGATCGCCGGCTTTCTTTGGGCCGGCCGCATGCTCGACCATCTGAAGCAAAAATGA
- the uvrA gene encoding excinuclease ABC subunit UvrA, with translation MDKIIVKGARAHNLKNIDVEIPRGKLVVLTGLSGSGKSSLAFDTIYAEGQRRYVESLSAYARQFLGQMEKPDVDAIEGLSPAISIDQKTTSRNPRSTVGTVTEIYDYLRLLFARIGRPFCPTHGIEIESQTIEQMVDRLLSYPERTKMQILAPIVSGRKGTHVKTLDDIRKQGYVRVRIDGEMRELTEDIELEKNKKHSIDVVVDRIVIKDGIAARLADSLETALKLADGKVIVDVIGEGELLFSEKHACPYCGFAIGELEPRLFSFNSPFGACPDCDGLGAKLEVDLDLVIPNDELTLKEHAIAPWEPQSSQYYPQLLEAVCRHYGIPMDVPVKDLPKEQLDKILYGSGGEPIYFRYTNDFGQVREQYIQFEGVVRNIERRYRETSSDYIREQMEKYMAEQPCPTCQGYRLKKESLAVLVGGKHIGEVAAMSVTEALAFFDGLKLTEKEAQIARLILREIRDRLGFLQNVGLDYLTLSRSAGTLSGGEAQRIRLATQIGSRLTGVLYVLDEPSIGLHQRDNDRLIATLKSMRDLGNTLIVVEHDEDTMLAADYLIDIGPGAGIHGGEVVAAGTPEEVMNDPNSLTGQYLSGKKFIPIPAERRRPDGRWLEVIGAREHNLKNVSVKIPLGTFVAVTGVSGSGKSTLVNEVLYKALAQKLNRAKAKPGEHRDIRGLEHLDKVIDIDQSPIGRTPRSNPATYTGVFDDIREVFAATNEAKVRGYKKGRFSFNVKGGRCEACHGDGIIKIEMHFLPDVYVPCEVCHGKRYNRETLEVTYKGKNIAEVLDMTVEDALDFFASIPKIKRKLETLYDVGLGYMKLGQPATTLSGGEAQRVKLAAELHRRSNGRTLYILDEPTTGLHVDDIARLLDVLHRLVDNGDTVLVIEHNLDVIKTADYIIDLGPEGGDRGGQIVAAGTPEEVAEVEESHTGRYLKPILERDRARMQARYEAAKA, from the coding sequence ATGGATAAAATTATCGTCAAAGGGGCGCGCGCCCACAACTTGAAAAACATTGACGTCGAAATCCCGCGCGGCAAACTCGTCGTCTTGACCGGGCTGTCCGGGTCGGGGAAGTCGTCGTTGGCGTTTGATACGATTTACGCGGAAGGCCAGCGGCGCTACGTCGAATCGTTGTCGGCGTATGCCCGCCAGTTTTTAGGGCAGATGGAAAAGCCCGACGTCGATGCCATTGAAGGATTGTCTCCGGCCATTTCGATCGATCAAAAAACGACGAGCCGCAACCCGCGCTCCACGGTCGGCACGGTGACGGAAATTTACGACTACTTGCGGCTGCTGTTCGCCCGCATCGGCCGTCCGTTCTGCCCGACGCACGGCATTGAAATCGAATCGCAGACGATCGAGCAAATGGTCGATCGTCTGCTCTCTTACCCAGAGCGGACGAAAATGCAAATTTTGGCGCCGATCGTCTCCGGGCGGAAAGGGACGCATGTCAAAACGCTTGACGACATTCGCAAGCAAGGGTATGTGCGCGTCCGCATTGACGGCGAGATGCGCGAGTTGACGGAAGACATTGAGCTTGAAAAAAACAAAAAACATTCGATTGATGTCGTCGTCGACCGCATCGTCATCAAAGACGGCATCGCCGCAAGGCTTGCCGATTCGCTCGAAACGGCGCTCAAGCTCGCTGATGGCAAAGTGATTGTCGATGTGATCGGCGAGGGGGAGCTGCTGTTCAGCGAAAAACATGCTTGCCCGTACTGCGGTTTTGCGATCGGGGAGCTTGAACCGCGTCTGTTTTCGTTCAACAGTCCATTCGGCGCCTGCCCCGACTGCGACGGGCTCGGGGCGAAGCTCGAAGTGGATCTGGATTTGGTCATCCCGAACGATGAGCTGACGTTAAAAGAACACGCCATCGCTCCGTGGGAGCCGCAAAGCTCGCAATATTACCCGCAGCTGCTCGAAGCCGTGTGCCGCCATTACGGCATCCCGATGGACGTGCCGGTGAAGGATTTGCCGAAAGAGCAGCTCGATAAAATTTTGTACGGCAGCGGCGGGGAGCCGATTTATTTCCGCTATACAAATGATTTCGGGCAAGTGCGTGAACAATACATCCAATTTGAGGGCGTCGTTCGAAACATCGAACGCCGCTACCGCGAGACGAGCTCCGATTACATCCGCGAGCAGATGGAAAAGTATATGGCCGAACAACCATGTCCGACATGCCAAGGCTACCGGCTGAAAAAAGAAAGCCTCGCCGTCCTTGTCGGCGGCAAGCATATCGGCGAGGTCGCTGCCATGTCGGTGACCGAGGCGCTCGCCTTTTTTGATGGGCTTAAGCTGACGGAAAAAGAAGCGCAAATCGCCCGCCTCATTTTGCGCGAAATTCGCGATCGGCTCGGCTTTTTGCAAAACGTCGGCCTTGACTATTTGACGCTCAGCCGCTCGGCAGGAACGCTCTCCGGCGGCGAGGCGCAGCGCATCCGCTTGGCGACGCAAATCGGCTCGCGGCTGACGGGGGTGTTGTACGTGCTCGACGAGCCGTCGATCGGGCTTCATCAGCGCGACAACGACCGGCTGATCGCGACGTTGAAAAGCATGCGCGACCTCGGCAATACGCTCATTGTGGTGGAGCACGACGAGGATACGATGCTGGCCGCGGACTATTTGATTGACATTGGTCCGGGGGCGGGCATCCACGGCGGCGAGGTCGTCGCCGCCGGCACGCCGGAAGAAGTGATGAACGACCCGAATTCGCTCACCGGCCAGTATTTGTCGGGAAAAAAATTCATCCCGATTCCGGCCGAGCGTCGCCGTCCGGACGGACGTTGGCTTGAGGTTATCGGCGCGCGGGAGCACAACTTGAAAAACGTATCGGTGAAAATCCCGCTCGGCACGTTTGTCGCCGTCACCGGGGTGTCGGGCTCGGGCAAAAGCACGCTTGTGAACGAAGTGCTGTATAAGGCGCTCGCGCAAAAGCTCAACCGGGCGAAAGCAAAGCCGGGCGAGCACCGCGACATTCGCGGGCTGGAGCATCTCGATAAAGTCATTGACATCGACCAGTCGCCGATCGGCCGCACGCCGCGCTCGAACCCTGCGACCTACACCGGGGTGTTTGACGACATCCGCGAGGTGTTTGCGGCGACGAACGAAGCGAAAGTGCGCGGCTACAAAAAAGGGCGGTTCAGCTTCAATGTCAAAGGCGGACGCTGTGAGGCGTGCCATGGCGATGGCATCATCAAAATTGAAATGCACTTTTTGCCCGATGTGTACGTCCCATGCGAAGTGTGCCACGGCAAACGGTACAACCGCGAGACGCTTGAGGTGACGTATAAAGGAAAAAACATCGCCGAGGTGCTGGACATGACGGTCGAAGACGCGCTCGACTTTTTCGCCTCGATCCCGAAAATCAAACGCAAGCTCGAGACGCTCTATGACGTCGGCCTCGGTTATATGAAGCTCGGCCAGCCGGCGACGACGCTCTCCGGCGGCGAGGCGCAGCGCGTCAAGCTCGCCGCTGAGCTGCACCGGCGCTCCAACGGCCGGACGCTTTATATTTTGGACGAACCGACGACCGGGCTTCATGTCGATGACATCGCCCGGCTTCTCGACGTGCTCCACCGGCTCGTCGACAACGGTGACACCGTGCTCGTCATTGAACATAACTTGGACGTCATCAAAACCGCGGACTATATCATTGACTTAGGTCCGGAAGGGGGCGACCGCGGCGGACAAATCGTTGCCGCCGGCACGCCGGAAGAGGTGGCCGAGGTGGAAGAGTCGCACACCGGCCGCTACTTAAAACCCATTCTCGAGCGCGACCGGGCGCGCATGCAGGCGCGGTATGAAGCGGCGAAGGCGTAA
- a CDS encoding glycosyltransferase family 2 protein — translation MVDKPLLAIVVPCYNEEDVLPETARRLTALLEQLLEEGAIAIGSHIVFVDDGSRDRTWALIEEESERNPFVSGVKLARNVGHQRALLAGLDTVRAYADCAVSIDADLQDDVEAIRKFVQKYREGYDIVYGVRRSRKTDTWFKRTTAQAFYRFMQALGIELIYNHADFRLMSKRALDELSRYTEVNLFLRGLVPLVGFRSTCVFYDRHERWAGQSKYPLKKMLAFAFDGITSLSVAPIRAITLIGFLAFLISGAAGLYALIVKFLGHAESGWTSLMISVWFIGGLVLMSLGLIGEYIGKIYQEVKRRPRFAIEKTVQLPLPSEREKTPARL, via the coding sequence ATGGTGGACAAACCGTTGTTAGCCATCGTCGTTCCATGCTACAACGAAGAAGACGTGCTGCCGGAAACGGCCCGGCGCCTGACCGCTTTGCTTGAGCAGCTGCTCGAGGAAGGAGCGATCGCCATCGGCAGCCATATCGTGTTTGTCGACGACGGCAGCCGCGACCGGACGTGGGCGCTCATTGAAGAAGAAAGCGAGCGCAACCCGTTTGTCTCCGGTGTGAAGCTCGCTCGCAACGTCGGCCATCAGCGGGCGCTGCTCGCCGGGCTTGACACCGTCCGCGCGTACGCCGATTGCGCCGTGTCCATTGACGCCGATTTGCAAGACGATGTCGAGGCGATCCGCAAATTTGTGCAAAAATACCGTGAAGGCTATGACATCGTGTATGGCGTGCGGCGGAGTCGAAAGACAGACACGTGGTTCAAGCGTACGACCGCCCAAGCCTTTTACCGGTTCATGCAGGCGCTCGGAATCGAACTGATTTACAACCATGCCGATTTCCGCCTGATGAGCAAGCGGGCGCTCGATGAACTGAGCCGTTACACGGAAGTCAATCTCTTTTTGCGCGGGTTGGTTCCGCTCGTCGGCTTCCGCTCGACGTGCGTCTTTTACGACCGGCATGAGCGGTGGGCTGGACAGTCGAAATACCCGCTCAAAAAGATGCTCGCCTTCGCCTTTGACGGCATCACGTCCTTGAGCGTCGCGCCGATTCGCGCCATTACGCTCATCGGTTTTTTGGCCTTCCTCATCAGCGGTGCCGCCGGGCTGTACGCGCTGATCGTCAAATTTCTTGGACACGCTGAATCGGGCTGGACGTCGCTCATGATTTCCGTTTGGTTCATCGGCGGGCTCGTGCTCATGAGCCTCGGCCTCATCGGGGAATATATCGGGAAAATTTATCAAGAAGTGAAACGACGGCCGCGGTTTGCGATCGAAAAAACCGTGCAGCTGCCGCTTCCATCAGAAAGGGAGAAAACACCAGCCCGCCTGTAG
- a CDS encoding DUF6044 family protein, whose translation MEQRERKAVAIAFIVLALYLSPLYILGEHAHIRVHDNMDSNIAWYRVLVRSGQLFGPLDAVIPQVINGLPRNAFGTEFSGIVWLHALFPSMAAYALSQTITRVFAFLGMYWLLRRHFLPAPESWLIRVGAALAFALTPFWPSGMLSTLGMPLALWAFLSIRNGEATWKEWLAIILLPFYASFVLGFFFFLAAMAAVWLWDGLVRKRWNKPFFTAIVLMTSLFLAIEYRLVYSLVFSGEPTSRNEFLSSRLSFVHCLRLTLKNYVLGHTHVMTVHGPIILPVLWAAFFLVLRRRQRGPLERRFLLLFWLNIALSAWYAFWFYKGWQPLKERISLLNTFNFARFHFLRPMVIYVDFALALQILAKERTAWRRLVPIALALQLLLLGGFNEEIRYRLAGTPSFEQFYSEHLFTKIKQYIGKPVSSYRVASVGLHPAIAQYNGFYTLDTYNNFYPLSYKRKFRRIIAKELDKSPVLKDYFDHWGNRVYLFSAELGKHYMFTKHSHKVIRHFEIDTKAFKQLGGKYIFSSVPIQNASDIHLRFLRAFTDRQSVWKIYVYEVE comes from the coding sequence ATGGAACAAAGAGAACGAAAAGCGGTCGCCATCGCGTTCATCGTATTGGCTCTCTACCTTTCTCCGCTTTACATTTTAGGCGAACACGCCCATATTCGCGTGCACGACAATATGGATTCGAACATCGCCTGGTATCGCGTGCTCGTTCGCAGCGGCCAACTGTTCGGTCCGCTTGATGCTGTCATCCCGCAAGTGATCAACGGGTTGCCGCGCAACGCGTTTGGCACCGAATTCAGCGGCATCGTTTGGCTGCACGCTTTGTTCCCGTCCATGGCGGCGTACGCGCTCAGCCAGACGATCACGAGGGTATTCGCCTTTCTTGGCATGTATTGGCTGCTAAGACGACATTTTTTGCCTGCTCCCGAATCATGGCTCATTCGCGTCGGGGCGGCGCTTGCTTTTGCGCTGACGCCGTTTTGGCCGTCCGGCATGTTAAGCACGCTCGGCATGCCGCTGGCGCTTTGGGCGTTTCTTTCGATCCGCAACGGAGAAGCGACATGGAAGGAATGGCTTGCGATCATCTTGCTTCCGTTTTACGCCAGCTTTGTGCTCGGGTTTTTCTTTTTCTTGGCTGCTATGGCAGCCGTTTGGTTGTGGGACGGCCTTGTCCGCAAACGGTGGAACAAGCCGTTTTTCACTGCGATTGTTCTGATGACAAGCTTGTTTTTGGCCATCGAGTACCGCCTCGTGTACTCGCTTGTCTTCAGCGGCGAACCGACGAGCCGGAACGAGTTTCTCTCCTCGCGGCTCAGCTTCGTCCATTGCCTTCGGTTGACGTTGAAAAACTATGTGCTCGGCCATACGCACGTAATGACCGTTCATGGGCCCATCATCCTGCCGGTGCTTTGGGCGGCGTTTTTCCTCGTTTTGCGCCGCCGCCAGCGTGGGCCATTGGAGCGGCGCTTCCTTTTGCTGTTTTGGTTGAACATCGCCTTATCGGCTTGGTATGCGTTTTGGTTTTACAAAGGGTGGCAGCCGCTGAAAGAACGGATTTCGCTTTTGAATACGTTCAATTTCGCCCGCTTCCATTTTTTGCGGCCGATGGTCATTTACGTCGATTTTGCCTTGGCCTTGCAAATCTTAGCCAAGGAACGGACCGCATGGCGGCGCCTCGTGCCGATCGCCTTGGCGCTGCAGCTGCTTTTGCTTGGCGGGTTCAACGAGGAAATCCGCTATCGCCTCGCTGGCACGCCGTCGTTCGAGCAGTTTTATTCCGAACATTTATTTACCAAAATCAAGCAATACATCGGCAAGCCTGTATCGTCCTACCGCGTCGCCAGCGTTGGGCTTCACCCGGCCATCGCTCAATACAACGGGTTTTATACGCTCGATACGTACAACAATTTTTACCCGTTATCGTATAAGCGGAAGTTTCGCCGCATCATCGCCAAAGAATTGGACAAAAGCCCGGTGCTGAAAGACTATTTCGACCATTGGGGCAACCGCGTCTATTTGTTTTCGGCAGAGCTCGGGAAACATTACATGTTCACGAAACACTCGCATAAAGTCATCCGTCATTTCGAGATCGACACAAAGGCGTTCAAACAGCTTGGCGGCAAGTACATTTTTTCCTCCGTCCCGATTCAAAACGCCAGCGACATCCATCTCCGCTTCTTGCGGGCGTTCACCGATCGACAGTCAGTCTGGAAAATTTATGTATACGAAGTGGAGTGA
- the uvrB gene encoding excinuclease ABC subunit UvrB: MEGRFQLVSPYEPQGDQPQAIAKLVDGLRLGVKHQTLLGATGTGKTFTISNVIAQVNKPTLVIAHNKTLAGQLYSELKEFFPHNAVEYFVSYYDYYQPEAYVPQTDTYIEKDAKINDEIDKLRHSATSALFERRDVVIVASVSCIYGLGSPEEYRELVVSLRVGMEIERNALLRRLVDIQYDRNDIDFRRGTFRVRGDVVEIFPASRDEHCIRVEFFGDEIDRIREVDALTGEVLGEREHVAIFPASHFVTREEKMRLAIQNIEQELEERLAELRAQGKLLEAQRLEQRTRYDLEMMREMGFCSGIENYSRHLALRPPGSTPYTLLDYFPDDFLIIIDESHVTLPQLRGMYNGDRARKQVLVDHGFRLPSALDNRPLTFEEFEQKINQIIYVSATPGPYELEHSPGVVEQIIRPTGLLDPTIDVRPTKGQIDDLIGEIRERVERNERTLVTTLTKKMAEDLTDYLKEAGIKVAYLHSEIKTLERIEIIRDLRLGKYDVLVGINLLREGLDIPEVSLVAILDADKEGFLRSERSLIQTIGRAARNANGHVIMYAETITKSMEIAIQETKRRRAIQEEYNRKHGIVPRTVKKDIRDVIRATYAAEETETYEAKPAAAMTKQEREELIRKLEAEMKEAAKALDFERAAQLRDIIFELKAEG; the protein is encoded by the coding sequence GTGGAGGGCCGTTTTCAATTAGTGTCGCCATACGAACCGCAAGGCGATCAGCCTCAGGCGATCGCCAAGCTCGTTGACGGTCTGCGGCTTGGGGTGAAGCATCAAACGCTGCTTGGGGCGACGGGGACGGGCAAAACGTTTACGATCTCGAACGTGATCGCCCAAGTCAACAAACCGACGCTCGTCATCGCCCACAACAAAACGCTCGCCGGCCAATTGTACAGCGAGCTGAAAGAGTTTTTTCCGCACAACGCCGTCGAATATTTTGTCAGCTATTACGATTACTATCAGCCGGAAGCGTACGTGCCGCAGACGGATACGTATATTGAAAAAGACGCGAAAATCAACGATGAGATCGACAAATTGCGGCACTCGGCGACATCAGCCTTGTTTGAGCGCCGGGACGTGGTTATCGTTGCGAGCGTGTCGTGCATTTACGGTTTAGGGTCGCCGGAAGAATATCGGGAGCTTGTCGTTTCATTGCGCGTCGGGATGGAAATCGAGCGCAACGCGTTGCTTCGGCGGCTCGTTGACATCCAATACGACCGCAATGACATCGATTTTCGCCGCGGCACGTTCCGCGTCCGCGGCGATGTTGTCGAAATTTTCCCCGCGTCGCGCGATGAGCATTGCATTCGTGTCGAATTTTTCGGCGATGAAATCGACCGCATCCGCGAGGTGGACGCCTTAACCGGCGAGGTGCTTGGCGAGCGCGAGCATGTCGCCATTTTCCCGGCGTCGCACTTTGTCACGCGCGAGGAGAAAATGCGGCTCGCCATTCAAAACATCGAACAAGAGCTGGAGGAACGGCTCGCCGAACTGCGCGCGCAAGGGAAGCTGCTCGAGGCGCAGCGGCTTGAGCAACGGACGCGCTATGATTTGGAAATGATGCGCGAGATGGGGTTTTGTTCAGGCATCGAAAACTACTCGCGCCATTTGGCGCTGCGGCCGCCGGGCTCGACGCCGTATACATTGCTTGACTATTTTCCGGACGATTTTTTGATCATTATTGATGAGTCGCACGTCACCTTGCCGCAGCTGCGCGGCATGTACAACGGCGACCGGGCGCGCAAGCAAGTGCTCGTCGACCACGGCTTCCGCCTGCCGTCGGCGCTTGACAACCGACCGCTCACGTTTGAAGAGTTCGAGCAAAAAATCAATCAAATCATTTACGTCTCGGCGACGCCGGGGCCGTACGAGCTCGAACACAGCCCGGGCGTTGTCGAACAAATCATCCGCCCGACCGGGCTTCTCGACCCAACGATCGACGTCCGCCCGACGAAAGGGCAAATTGACGATTTGATCGGCGAAATTCGCGAGCGCGTCGAGCGGAACGAGCGGACGTTGGTGACGACGCTGACGAAAAAGATGGCCGAAGACTTGACCGATTATTTGAAGGAAGCCGGCATCAAAGTCGCCTACTTGCATTCGGAAATTAAAACGCTCGAGCGCATTGAAATCATCCGCGATTTGCGGCTCGGCAAATACGATGTATTGGTCGGCATCAACTTGCTTCGGGAAGGATTGGACATTCCGGAGGTGTCGCTTGTCGCCATTTTAGACGCCGACAAAGAAGGGTTTTTGCGCTCGGAGCGCTCGCTCATTCAGACGATCGGCCGCGCGGCGCGCAATGCGAACGGCCATGTGATCATGTACGCTGAAACGATTACGAAATCGATGGAAATCGCCATTCAAGAGACGAAGCGGCGCCGCGCCATTCAGGAAGAGTACAACCGGAAGCACGGCATCGTGCCGCGCACGGTGAAAAAAGACATTCGCGACGTCATCCGCGCGACGTATGCGGCGGAAGAGACGGAGACGTACGAGGCGAAGCCGGCGGCAGCGATGACGAAACAAGAGCGGGAAGAGCTGATTCGAAAGCTCGAAGCGGAAATGAAAGAGGCGGCCAAAGCGCTCGACTTCGAGCGGGCCGCCCAGCTGCGCGATATCATTTTCGAATTGAAAGCGGAAGGGTGA
- a CDS encoding phage holin family protein: MLNWLIGVFINTVLLMAIDGYFDDIHFSGIGAAFLASVILAVLNAVVRPVLILLTLPVTVLTLGLFLFVINAVTLMMTAGLMGDAFQIGGFGTALLASIVLSFFHLLVQKAIIEPLRNRS; the protein is encoded by the coding sequence ATGCTCAATTGGCTGATCGGTGTGTTTATTAATACCGTGCTGCTGATGGCGATTGACGGCTATTTTGACGATATTCATTTCAGCGGCATCGGCGCAGCGTTTTTAGCGAGCGTGATTTTGGCGGTGTTAAATGCCGTCGTTCGCCCAGTGCTCATCTTGTTGACGCTGCCGGTGACGGTGTTGACGCTTGGGTTGTTTTTGTTTGTCATTAACGCCGTCACGCTCATGATGACCGCCGGATTGATGGGCGATGCGTTTCAAATCGGCGGCTTCGGCACCGCGCTGCTTGCCTCGATCGTCTTGTCGTTTTTCCATCTGCTCGTGCAAAAAGCGATCATCGAGCCGCTGCGCAACCGGTCGTAA
- a CDS encoding MerR family transcriptional regulator → MELKTSDVAARLGVSPKTIQRWVRKYDIPLRKNEAGHYLFDEKTVALLERVKFEQGAAMEAPLTPKRPPTPLRNNIPIDALHESIEPEITRVSSRLEQLERQLEQKADDVVSIQLLHHRQEMEEIVARLASLEQLVARLEQQLNQQPPAPRDPSEQPKRKRRGWGRVMGLFA, encoded by the coding sequence ATGGAATTGAAAACGTCCGACGTTGCTGCCCGCCTTGGTGTATCGCCGAAAACGATCCAGCGCTGGGTGCGCAAATACGACATTCCGCTGCGGAAAAACGAGGCTGGCCACTACCTGTTTGATGAAAAAACCGTCGCCTTGCTCGAACGGGTCAAATTTGAACAAGGCGCCGCCATGGAAGCGCCGCTGACCCCGAAACGCCCTCCGACGCCGCTGCGAAACAACATTCCTATTGACGCCTTACATGAATCGATCGAACCCGAAATCACCCGCGTCTCCTCACGCTTGGAACAGCTTGAACGGCAACTGGAGCAAAAAGCAGATGACGTCGTCTCCATTCAACTGTTGCATCACCGCCAAGAAATGGAAGAAATCGTCGCCCGCCTTGCCTCCTTGGAGCAGCTTGTCGCCCGCCTCGAGCAGCAGCTGAATCAACAGCCGCCGGCGCCGCGCGATCCGTCAGAACAACCGAAACGGAAACGGCGCGGCTGGGGGCGCGTGATGGGGTTGTTTGCCTAA
- a CDS encoding PDZ domain-containing protein, translating into MATWWLEWLEGVASVWRQPLLYYGAALALAVGWRRVKRERRDFHVRVYSLWNEWRGLWTKGWMAGVVLSAAAVGIGIAVPQEAVWTVTVLTVLFSLTMEARLLSPAYTVGGALLAFGLAERSGALSRWLPDGMASAPALAMWLALLLFSEGWLIIRTRSEAASPQLAKSKRGMAVGLQWTQRLWFVPVVLPVSGGALPLASWWPFVSTGDGYSFWLVPFLLGFSQRRQHMLPAEAARAEGRLVVRLAFVVALLAASGIWYPPLAIAAGVAAIIGREWIAFSGHRADRARPPRFARHPHGLVIVGVLPGSKAEKMGLSIGEVIIKTNGVPVRTETEFYEALQRNRAFCKLDVVGHNGEVRFVQGALYEDEHHELGLLFVRDRNASASEAVS; encoded by the coding sequence ATGGCAACATGGTGGCTGGAATGGCTTGAGGGCGTCGCGTCGGTTTGGCGGCAGCCGCTTCTTTATTATGGCGCCGCGCTCGCTTTGGCCGTCGGTTGGCGGCGGGTGAAGCGGGAGCGCCGAGATTTTCATGTGCGCGTCTACAGCCTATGGAACGAATGGCGCGGGCTTTGGACGAAGGGATGGATGGCGGGGGTGGTGTTGTCGGCGGCGGCCGTCGGCATCGGGATCGCGGTGCCGCAGGAAGCGGTTTGGACGGTGACGGTGCTGACGGTGCTCTTTAGTTTGACGATGGAAGCGCGGTTGTTGTCGCCTGCTTATACGGTTGGCGGCGCGCTTCTTGCGTTCGGTTTGGCGGAGCGAAGCGGCGCGTTGTCCCGATGGCTTCCCGATGGCATGGCGTCAGCGCCGGCTTTGGCGATGTGGCTGGCGTTGCTTTTGTTTTCGGAAGGATGGCTCATCATCCGCACGCGAAGCGAGGCGGCCTCGCCGCAGCTGGCGAAAAGCAAGAGAGGGATGGCGGTCGGCCTGCAATGGACGCAGCGGCTTTGGTTTGTGCCGGTCGTGCTGCCCGTATCAGGGGGCGCGCTGCCGCTGGCTTCCTGGTGGCCGTTCGTTTCGACGGGAGACGGTTATTCGTTTTGGCTCGTGCCGTTTCTTCTCGGCTTTTCCCAGCGCCGGCAGCACATGCTGCCGGCGGAAGCGGCGCGCGCGGAGGGGCGGCTCGTTGTTCGGCTAGCGTTTGTTGTCGCCCTATTGGCCGCTTCCGGCATATGGTATCCACCGCTGGCGATCGCGGCGGGGGTGGCGGCCATCATCGGCCGCGAATGGATCGCCTTTTCTGGGCATCGCGCCGACCGCGCACGCCCACCCCGATTTGCCCGCCATCCGCACGGCTTGGTGATTGTCGGTGTGCTTCCCGGCTCAAAAGCGGAAAAAATGGGGCTTTCGATCGGGGAGGTCATCATCAAAACAAACGGCGTCCCGGTGCGGACCGAAACGGAGTTTTATGAAGCGCTTCAGCGCAACCGCGCGTTTTGCAAGCTGGATGTCGTCGGACATAACGGTGAAGTCCGCTTCGTCCAAGGAGCGCTCTATGAGGATGAGCATCATGAACTCGGGCTGCTGTTCGTCCGTGATCGGAACGCCTCAGCGTCTGAAGCTGTTTCGTAA
- a CDS encoding DUF4870 domain-containing protein, producing MSTNKVLSALCYFSVFFAPFILPIVVYFAVEDLEVKRHAKRSLVSHLIPAVTILLFIALAASPVLFGHWGEESLLFGGGVVWLGFLVAGMVNLVVMIWNVIKGIQVLK from the coding sequence TTGTCGACGAACAAAGTGTTGTCCGCGCTTTGCTATTTCAGCGTCTTTTTTGCGCCGTTCATTTTGCCGATTGTCGTCTATTTTGCTGTCGAAGATCTTGAAGTCAAACGCCATGCCAAGCGGTCGCTCGTGTCGCACTTGATTCCGGCCGTTACGATCCTCTTGTTCATTGCGTTGGCCGCATCGCCGGTGCTATTCGGCCATTGGGGCGAGGAATCGCTTCTTTTTGGCGGCGGGGTTGTGTGGCTTGGTTTTCTCGTTGCGGGGATGGTGAACCTCGTTGTTATGATTTGGAATGTCATTAAGGGGATTCAAGTGTTAAAATAG